In Nocardia sp. NBC_01327, the genomic stretch GTGGTTCGAGGCGGGCACCTTCCCGGCGCGCGAGCTGGCGCCGGAGCTCGGCAAGCTGGGACTGCTCGGCATGCACCTCGAGGGATACGGGTGCGCGGGCACCTCCGCGACCGCCTACGGACTGGCCTGCATGGAGCTCGAGGCGGTGGATTCCGGTGTGCGGAGCATGGTTTCGGTGCAGGGGTCGCTGGCCATGACGGCCATCCACAAGTACGGGTCGGAGCAGCAGAAGCAGCAGTGGCTGCCGGGGATGGCCGCCGGACAGCTGCTGGGCTGCTTCGGGCTCACCGAACCGGATTTCGGTTCCAATCCCGGCGGCATGCGCACCCGGGCGCGACGGGACGGCGACGACTGGATTCTCGACGGGTCCAAGATGTGGATCACCAACGGCAGCGTCGCCGATGTCGCGATCATCTGGGCACAGTCGCGGGAGGGTGAGCGCGACACTATTCGCGGCTTCGTAGTCCCCACGGACACACCGGGTTTCAGTGCGCGCGAAATGCATCGCAAGCTGTCGCTGCGGGCCTCCGTCACCGCGGAGCTGTCGCTGGAGGGTGTGCGCCTGCCCGCCGACGCCCTGCTGCCGGAGGCGCGCGGCCTGGCCGCACCGCTGGGCTGCCTGTCCGAAGCGCGGTTCGGCATCATCTTCGGCGCACTCGGGGCGGCGCGCGACTGTCTCACCGCCACCATCGATTACACCCGCACCCGCGAGGTCTTCGACAAGCCGCTCGCGGGCTACCAGCTGACCCAGGCCAAGCTCGCTGATATGGCGCTGGAGCTCGGCAAGGGACAGTTGCTGGCGCTGCACCTCGGCCGCCTCAAGGACCGCAACGAGATTCGCCCCGAACAGATCAGCGCGGGCAAACTCAACAGCACCCGCGAGGCCATCGCCATCGCGCGCGAATGCCGGACCATCCTGGGCGCCAACGGGATCACGCTGGAGTACCCGGTGCTGCGGCACGCCAACAACCTCGAATCGGTCCTCACCTACGAGGGCACCGCCGAGGTGCATCAGCTGGTGCTCGGCGAGGCGCTCACCGGGTCCAAAGCCTTCCGCTGAACTAGAGGTCGAGTGCGCTATATCTCACAGCCACTAACGCGGATGCCGGGCGATTGCTAGCATGACCAGGTGTTTTTGCCCGGCTCCGCATTGCTCGTCGTCTCGGCGCGTAAGACTTTGAACCGCCTGCAGCGCACGCACGGAGCCCCGGCCTTCAGCGCCGCACAGGAGTTCCCCGGCGTGGCCGCGGTGGTGGATCAGCACGCCGCCTCCGTGCGCGACATTCTCGAAGTGGGCGTGCGGAATTCGAGCATGGTGCCGGTGAGCGTGCTGCTGGCCGGCTACGCGCGCGGCCTGCTCGAAGACCTGCCCGGAATCGACCTGGACGCGCCGGCCACTCCCACGGAATGGCAGCAGGCCGACTGGGTGCACCTGCGCCTGGCCGCGGTCTGCTCACTCGCCCGCGCGGCCTGACCCCGCCGAACCGGGCGACACCGCCCACCCGTCTGAAATCCAACGCACACAACGACATTCGAACCCTCGATCCCGATGCTGCACACCGGCCCGGGCGCACAGTCGAGCGCACGAAGCGGCCCGCGTACCGACGTACGCGGGCCGCTTCACCGT encodes the following:
- a CDS encoding DUF6401 family natural product biosynthesis protein, whose translation is MFLPGSALLVVSARKTLNRLQRTHGAPAFSAAQEFPGVAAVVDQHAASVRDILEVGVRNSSMVPVSVLLAGYARGLLEDLPGIDLDAPATPTEWQQADWVHLRLAAVCSLARAA
- a CDS encoding acyl-CoA dehydrogenase family protein, translating into MVTVDELFAIDSLLDEEERAIRDTVRAFAAERLRPHIAEWFEAGTFPARELAPELGKLGLLGMHLEGYGCAGTSATAYGLACMELEAVDSGVRSMVSVQGSLAMTAIHKYGSEQQKQQWLPGMAAGQLLGCFGLTEPDFGSNPGGMRTRARRDGDDWILDGSKMWITNGSVADVAIIWAQSREGERDTIRGFVVPTDTPGFSAREMHRKLSLRASVTAELSLEGVRLPADALLPEARGLAAPLGCLSEARFGIIFGALGAARDCLTATIDYTRTREVFDKPLAGYQLTQAKLADMALELGKGQLLALHLGRLKDRNEIRPEQISAGKLNSTREAIAIARECRTILGANGITLEYPVLRHANNLESVLTYEGTAEVHQLVLGEALTGSKAFR